The stretch of DNA CGAGGCTCCGGTCTCGCCCAGAGCGGCGGCCAGGCTGCCTAAGGCGCGGATGTCGCGCTCCGGCTGCCCTTGCTCCAGGGCGTGTTGGGCCTGGGCGGCTAAAGCGCGCATGGGGTTTTCGTCGTGCAGCAGGGCCAGGCGGGCCCGCGCCCGGGCCACGCTCCCATCGTAAAGGTACGCGCGGGCGATGAGCAGGCGGTAGAGGTCTTTGAAGTCGTCGCGCAGGCTGGCCGGTGGGGTGTCCACATACTCCACCGGGGCCAGGCCCCAGGCGATGAAGAGCCCCAGGCCGAGACCGATGACCAGCCCGGTCAGCATGTACCAAGGAAAGGGCTCCCGACGACGACGGCGGTTCATGGAGACTCCTTGGTGGACGCAGGCGCGGCCTGGCGTAGAACCATCAGCAGGTCGCGCATGAGGTACAGGTCGGGTGGAGCATAGCCGATTTCCGTGGCGTATTGCAGGGCCTGGGCGGTGATGGTGGCGGGTTCTTCGCCTAACAGGGCCAGGTATTGGCGGGCTTTGTCCAGATCGCCGTCGAGATGGTAGCCCTCGGCCACCATGAGCACGAAGTCGGTTTTGTAGTCCTGGCGTAAGGTGGCCGGGGTGGTGTCCACCAGTTCCACCGGGTTGATCACCCAGCCGTAGTACAGGCCAAGGCCAAGGCCGACCGCAATGGCAAAGAGGAAGCGCAGCCAGCGTTTGCGCCGCTCGGTCACAGGAACCTCCTGGGGTTCTATTGTGCCACAGGTCGCAGGGACTGTCCAGCGGCGCGCGGTATAATCAGGTCAAATCCCTGGCAAAAGTAACCATGGTGATGGCATGAGCGATTTTATCGATGAGGCCACGATTTATGTGCGGGCGGGGAAGGGGGGCGACGGTATTGTGCACTTCCGGCGGGAGAAGTATGTGCCCAAGGGCGGCCCGGATGGCGGCGACGGCGGGCGGGGCGGCGATGTGGTGCTGGTGGTCAATCCGCATCTGAACACCCTGGCGACTTTTCGCCATCAGCGGCGCTTCGTGGCCCAGAACGGCGGGCGCGGAGGGCCGAACAACCGCACGGGAAAGTCGGGCGAGGACCTGCTCGTCGAGGTGCCGCCGGGGACGGTGGTGTACGATGCCGAGACCGGAGAATTGCTGGGCGACCTGACCGAGCCCGGCCAGCGTCTGGTGGTGGCTCGCGGTGGGCGTGGCGGGCGGGGCAACGCCCGCTTTGCCACCTCGCGTAACCGGGCGCCCCGCATGGCCGAGCGCGGCGAACCGGGCGAGGAGCGTAACCTGCGCCTGGAACTGCGCTTGATCGCTGATGTGGGCCTGGTGGGCGTGCCCAACGCGGGCAAGTCCACCTTCCTGGCGGCGGTGACCAACGCCCGCCCCAAGACTGCCCCCTACCCCTTCACCACCCTGGTACCCAACCTGGGGGTGGCTGAACTGGACGAAAACACTACCCTGGTGCTGGCCGACATCCCCGGTTTGATCGAGGGGGCCCATCAGGGCGTGGGCCTGGGGCATGACTTTCTGCGGCACATCCAGCGCACGCGGGTGCTCATTCACTTGCTGGACGGCCTGAGTGACGACCCGGTGGCCGATTTTGCGCAAATCAACACCGAACTGGCCCTTTTTGACGCCCAACTGGCTGAGAAGCCGCAGGTGGTGGCTTTCAACAAGATGGACCTCCCCGAGGTGCAGGAGCGCTGGCCTGAGGTCAAGGCGGCCATCGAGGCACGGGGCTATGAGGTTTTCCCCCTTTCCGCCCTGGCCCGTGAAGGCGTGCGCCAGGTGCTCTGGCGGGCTCATGCGCGCTTGCAGGAGTTGCCTCCCCCGAAAGCCGAGGAGACTCTCCCTGTCTATCGCCCGGCTGAAGACCCCCGCGAGTTCACCATCGAGAAGGTCGCGGACGGTTTCCGGGTCCACTGTAAGGCTTTGGAGCGTGCCGCGGCCATGACCTATTGGGAGTTGGAAGCCTCGGTGCGGCGTTTCCATCGTATCCTGGAGGCCTTAGGCATCGAGCAGGCGTTGCGGGAAGCCGGGGTCCAGCCCGGCGACACGGTGTACATCGGCGACTATGCCCTGGAATGGGTGGACGAAGAGGAGCCGTTTCCGTGAGCCGAACCAGACGACGCCTGGGTATCTTCGGTGGGACCTTTGACCCGCCCCATCTGGGTCATCTCATTCTGGCGGCCGAGGCATTGGACCAGTTGCGGCTGGACAAGGTGCTGTGGGTGGTGACGCCTCAACCGCCGCACAAGTTGGGCGAACCCCATACGCCTTTGCCTCTGCGGGCGGCTTTAGTGTATGCGGCCATTGGCGACAACCCGGCTTTCGAGTTGAGCACGGTGGAGATGGAGCGCCCCGGGCCCCACTACACGGTAGACACCCTGCGCATTCTGCGCGGGCTATACCCCGACGACGCGTTGGTGTTCCTGGTGGGCGCCGATTCCCTGGTGGGCCTGCCCACCTGGCGCCAGCCCGAGGAGATTTTGCGCCTGGTGGACGAGATTGGCGTGATGCGTCGCCCGGGCGAAGAGGTGCACCTGGAGGCACTGGAGGCGCGTTTGCCCGGCCTGCGGGCCAGAGTGCGGGAGATGCGCGCCCCGCTGTTGGAGATCGCTTCGCGGGAGATCCGCCGCCGGGTGGCCGAGGGGCGGCCTTATGCATACTATCTGCCGCCCGCTGTCGCCCTGTTGATCGACCGCTGGGGATTGTACCGGGAGGTGGTCGCTTCCACCAGAGACGTCGCCGCACAAGAGCCCTTGGGAGGGGTGGGGTGAAGCGTATCGACGACCTCCTCCGTTTCCTTTACGGCCCTGCGCGCGGCGATGAGGCTGCCCGTGCCTTGCAACGCCGCCTGGAAGCCTTCCGGCGCGCGCATCCCCACCTCGCCGAAGCGCCGCCCCCCCATGAGCGCCTGACCCAGCGCGACGCCCTCCTCATCACTTACGGCGATCAGTTCCGCGCACCAGACGAGCCGCCCCTCCAGACGCTGCACCGTTTTTTGCGTGACCATCTGGGACAGGCCATCTCCGGGGTGCACATTCTGCCTTTCTTCCCTTATTCCTCCGACGATGGGTTTTCGGTCATCGATTACCGGCGCGTCAACCCCCAATTGGGCGATTGGCCGCACATCCACGCCCTGGGCCGGGATTACCGGTTGATGTTCGACGCGGTCATCAACCACATCTCCCGCCAATCGGCTTGGTTCCAGGGCTTTTTGCGCGGGGAAGCGCCCTACACGGATTATTTCCTCGTGGTGAACCCCCAGACCAACCTCTCGCAGGTCGTGCGTCCCCGCCCCTGGCCGCTGCTCACCCCCGTGGAGACCGCCCACGGCACCCGACATGTCTGGACCACCTTCAGCGCCGATCAAATCGACCTCAACTACGCCAACCCGGCGGTGCTGCTCGAAATCGTGGACCTGTTGCTCTTTTATGTGGCCCAGGGCGCGCAACTCATCCGTTTGGACGCCATCGCGTATCTTTGGAAGGAAATCGGCACGCCGTGCATTCATCTGCCCCAGACCCATGCGGTGGTCAAACTCTTCCGCGCGGTGCTCGACGAGGTGGCGCCCGGTGTGTTGCTCATTACCGAGACCAATGTGCCCCATGCCGAGAACATCGCCTACTTTGGCGATGGATACGACGAGGCCCAACTGGTCTACAACTTCACCTTGCCGCCGCTCACCCTGCATGCTTTGCTCACCGGCGACGGCAGCCGCCTGACCGCCTGGGCGCGCACTCTGCGCACGCCCTCCCCGGCGACCACTTTCTTCAACTTCCTGGCCTCCCATGACGGCATCGGCGTGCGCCCGGCCGAAGGGTGGCTGAGCGGCGAGGAAATCGCTGCCCTGGCCGAAACCGCTTTGGCCCACGGCGGGCGCGTTTCCACCTATGCCCGTCCTGACGGCTCCCAGGCGCCCTACGAACTCAACCTTACCTGGTACGACGCCCTCAACGACCCCCACCGGCCCAGCGAGCACGACATCCCGCGCTTCTTGGCCTCGCAGGTTATCATGCTCACTCTGGCGGGCGTGCCGGGCATCTATGTGCATTCCCTCTTTGGCTCGCGCAACTGCGGTGCCTGCTTCGCGCGCACTGGCCAGCCCCGCTCCCTCAACCGGGAGAAATTCGCCTATCCCAACCTGGAGGCTCGCCTGTCCACGCCCGACGACCGCGCGGCGCGCATCCTGGCGGCTTATCGCCATTTGTTGGAGGTCCGTGCCTTGCACCCCGCCTTTCATCCCCAGGCCCCGCAGACGGTGCTTGACCTGGGGCCGGCCCTCGTCGCCCTGCGCCGGGGCGCTCCTGAGGGCCCCCTGTACGCTTTGGTGAACCTGACCGACCGCCCGCAGGAGGTGCTGCTCCCGCTGGAACATCCTGCTCCCCGTTGGCGGGACCTGATCGCCGAGGGGGTCTACCAGGCTGGACCTCAAGGGCTGCCGCTGACCTTGGTGCCCTATCAGTCCCTGTGGCTGGTGCCGGAGTAAACCGTTGTGCGCCGTTTTCCCTGTTCCTTGGTGTGGGCATGGACGCGCTGGCCCGTGGTAGGGCTGGCGTTGGTGTGGGGGCTGGGCCGTTGCTCCCCCCTGGGTGGGCCGTGGGGTATCCCCGCTTTCCCCTACGCCGGTGCCCTGTGAGGCAGCCACGGTGCCGCCGGGGGGCGAGGCCTGGTCGCTGCGCCTGGGCGGGGAAGGCAGCGAGGAGATGGAAGGGTTATGGGCCCTACCCGACGGGGGGATGGTGGTTTCCGGCTCCAGCGATTCCTTTCGGGATCCGGCAGGCGAAGCCTGGGTGGTGCGGTTGGACCGGGAGGGGCACATCCTTTGGCAGAAGACTTACGGCGGGCCGGGCGATGAAAGCCTGCTCGATGTCCATCCCATGGCGGATGGTGGATTCGCCGCCGTGGGATACACGGCATCCTTCGGCGCGGGCGGTCAGGATGTCTGGGTGGTGCAACTGGATGCCGCAGGGGACATCCAGTGGCAGAAGACCTACGGTGGGCCTCAGGATGAGCAGGCGTGGTCGGTGGACATCACCCCCGAGGGCGATCTCCTGGTGGCCGGTGGAACGGCCTCCTTTGGCGCGGGTAAGACGGACTACTGGGTGCTGAAATTGACCCCCGAGGGAGAGGTGCGCTGGGCCAGGACGTACGGCGGCCCTGGGGAAGACGGCGGGGGCGGGGATTACGACGAACGTGTGGTCAAAGCGCTGGTGGACCGGGAGGGACGTTACCTGGTGGCTTCCGTCTCTTCTTCCTTTGGCGAAGATGAGGAGGACACCGACCTCTGGGTGCTGCGCCTGGCTCCTGATGGGCGGGTCCTTTGGCAGCGGGCCTTCGGCGGCGTTTATGAGGAGGAGATGTTCGGCTTTGCCCTGTTGGCGAATGGCGATGTGCTGTTGCCGGGGCATACCGATTCGTTCAGCCCCGACCTCAGCGGGGATGTGTGGGTCGTTCGATTGCGCCTGGACGGCACCGTGGTGTGGCAAAAAGTGTACGCGCTGCCCCAGGTGTGGGTCGGGGCGCTGGCGGCCACGGGCACCCAGGACAATGGCGCGGTGATAGCGGCCTATGTGGAAGAGGGGGACGACTGGGATTGGCTGCTGTTCCGCCTGGATGCTGAAGGTAACCTGGGATGGCAGACCCGCTTCGAGGGTGGGTGGGACTGGCCCAATGCGGTGCGCCCTTTGCCCGGGGGCGGTTTTGCCGTGGTTGGCGTTTCCTGGCCGCAGTCCCCTGATGGCCCCTTCGACCTTTGGGTCTCTCGGTTGACGGCAGAGGGTTCTCCGGGCGTGGACTGTGGCTTCGTGCGCCCTTTGCGCCTGCGTGCCTTTCCCTCGGCGATGACGCCTTGGCAGACGCGGGCGGTGGTGATGGATACGCTGGTGCGCCCTCAGGATAGCCGGGCTGTGGTGGAGGACACCGTGGCTCTAAGCAGGCTTCTGTGCAGCGGTCGAGGGCGCCGAGAGAGGAGGCCCGATGCTCGATTTACGCTCGCCCTATCTGGCCCAACATCCTCTGGGCGAGGCGGTGGCCCGTATTTTGGAGGCGGCGCTGCAGGCCGTGGAGCCCGCGATGGCCGTGCGGCGGGCGTTGGCGTACGACGCCCATCAGAGGGTGTTGCAGGTCGCCGGAACCAGGCTCTCCGTGGCGTCACAGGGGCGGATCTGGGTGGTGGCTGTGGGCAAGGCGGCCTACCCCATGGCCTACGCCGCGCGGGAGGTGTTGGGCGACCATCTGCACGGCGGGGTAGTCTTGACCAAAGCGGGCCATGCCGGCCCGTCCTTGCCGCCCCTGGAGGTGCGCGAGGCCGGTCACCCGGTGCCCGATGCGCGGGGCGTGCAGGCGGCCCAGGCCATCGAGGCCCTGCTGGCGCAGGCCCGGGCCGACGATCTGGTGCTGCTCTTGCTCTCCGGCGGCGGGTCGGCTTTGTTGGTCAGCCCGGCCCCACCGCTCTCATTGGAAGACCTGCGGCG from Anaerolineae bacterium encodes:
- the obgE gene encoding GTPase ObgE — translated: MSDFIDEATIYVRAGKGGDGIVHFRREKYVPKGGPDGGDGGRGGDVVLVVNPHLNTLATFRHQRRFVAQNGGRGGPNNRTGKSGEDLLVEVPPGTVVYDAETGELLGDLTEPGQRLVVARGGRGGRGNARFATSRNRAPRMAERGEPGEERNLRLELRLIADVGLVGVPNAGKSTFLAAVTNARPKTAPYPFTTLVPNLGVAELDENTTLVLADIPGLIEGAHQGVGLGHDFLRHIQRTRVLIHLLDGLSDDPVADFAQINTELALFDAQLAEKPQVVAFNKMDLPEVQERWPEVKAAIEARGYEVFPLSALAREGVRQVLWRAHARLQELPPPKAEETLPVYRPAEDPREFTIEKVADGFRVHCKALERAAAMTYWELEASVRRFHRILEALGIEQALREAGVQPGDTVYIGDYALEWVDEEEPFP
- the nadD gene encoding nicotinate (nicotinamide) nucleotide adenylyltransferase, which codes for MSRTRRRLGIFGGTFDPPHLGHLILAAEALDQLRLDKVLWVVTPQPPHKLGEPHTPLPLRAALVYAAIGDNPAFELSTVEMERPGPHYTVDTLRILRGLYPDDALVFLVGADSLVGLPTWRQPEEILRLVDEIGVMRRPGEEVHLEALEARLPGLRARVREMRAPLLEIASREIRRRVAEGRPYAYYLPPAVALLIDRWGLYREVVASTRDVAAQEPLGGVG
- a CDS encoding sugar phosphorylase produces the protein MQRRLEAFRRAHPHLAEAPPPHERLTQRDALLITYGDQFRAPDEPPLQTLHRFLRDHLGQAISGVHILPFFPYSSDDGFSVIDYRRVNPQLGDWPHIHALGRDYRLMFDAVINHISRQSAWFQGFLRGEAPYTDYFLVVNPQTNLSQVVRPRPWPLLTPVETAHGTRHVWTTFSADQIDLNYANPAVLLEIVDLLLFYVAQGAQLIRLDAIAYLWKEIGTPCIHLPQTHAVVKLFRAVLDEVAPGVLLITETNVPHAENIAYFGDGYDEAQLVYNFTLPPLTLHALLTGDGSRLTAWARTLRTPSPATTFFNFLASHDGIGVRPAEGWLSGEEIAALAETALAHGGRVSTYARPDGSQAPYELNLTWYDALNDPHRPSEHDIPRFLASQVIMLTLAGVPGIYVHSLFGSRNCGACFARTGQPRSLNREKFAYPNLEARLSTPDDRAARILAAYRHLLEVRALHPAFHPQAPQTVLDLGPALVALRRGAPEGPLYALVNLTDRPQEVLLPLEHPAPRWRDLIAEGVYQAGPQGLPLTLVPYQSLWLVPE